The following proteins are co-located in the Helicobacter acinonychis genome:
- a CDS encoding outer membrane family protein: MNVKVASFKTIATILFSISSQAQAFDLGKIAKVKAGAESFSKIGFNNKPINTDKGLYPTETFMTVMAYMQLDFSEILPKSVTAKGHHLDGSLGGWGGAVIYDNTKDFINEVNGKTYGPMAWNYVGYWGGLVGQKPWASCGLAAGNLTQGEYDKMTQAEMTQLANQEALAASTCAKSYANNTRNYVIYNAYLRYNYKDIFEIRGGRYESPADYMSGYTQGLDMTLNLGRFKFWWFSSFGRGFAYNEWLYNFYSPKTYTLKNGKTINPGVHAFYIIWNYKGWSIQPFFYFSPFNEYDPNFTITYDSNPHFNGLGFRSQTDITVLNPIYPKRYWDTYQFGMLAGKNGHSLMIKQKFEWNEYNFGAGIYKAFGNANWMIGYHGNRLGFDFWTNSVYANTINSLSYMMDANAFTVFAFGGGVHKKLVWGLLGRLTYGPRANEQSLSLNLGYKFSKNFSADIKFEYYNVFMHQGYRMGWNGPKLNSQPATDQDRSHIFTELVWKL, translated from the coding sequence ATGAATGTCAAAGTTGCATCTTTCAAAACTATCGCAACGATCCTTTTTTCAATCTCTTCTCAAGCTCAAGCGTTTGATTTGGGCAAAATCGCTAAGGTCAAGGCAGGTGCTGAAAGCTTTTCTAAAATCGGTTTTAATAACAAACCCATCAATACCGATAAAGGGCTCTACCCCACAGAAACCTTTATGACGGTTATGGCTTACATGCAATTGGATTTCAGCGAGATTTTACCCAAAAGCGTTACGGCTAAAGGACATCATTTGGATGGGAGCCTTGGAGGTTGGGGAGGGGCTGTTATTTATGATAATACAAAAGATTTTATTAACGAAGTTAATGGCAAAACCTATGGGCCTATGGCTTGGAACTATGTGGGTTATTGGGGCGGTCTTGTGGGGCAAAAACCATGGGCTAGTTGTGGGTTAGCCGCAGGGAATTTAACCCAAGGCGAATACGACAAAATGACTCAAGCTGAGATGACGCAATTAGCCAATCAAGAAGCTTTAGCGGCTTCCACTTGCGCTAAAAGTTACGCCAATAACACAAGAAATTATGTGATCTACAACGCTTATTTGCGCTACAACTACAAAGATATTTTTGAAATTAGAGGCGGAAGATACGAATCACCGGCAGATTATATGAGTGGTTACACGCAAGGCTTGGATATGACCTTGAATTTAGGGCGTTTTAAATTCTGGTGGTTTAGCTCTTTTGGGCGTGGCTTTGCCTATAACGAATGGCTTTATAATTTCTATTCGCCTAAAACCTACACCCTTAAAAATGGAAAAACCATCAACCCTGGGGTGCATGCTTTCTATATAATTTGGAATTATAAGGGTTGGAGCATTCAGCCTTTTTTCTATTTTTCACCCTTTAATGAATATGATCCTAACTTCACCATCACTTATGACAGCAACCCCCATTTTAATGGCTTGGGGTTTCGCTCTCAAACGGATATTACCGTGCTCAACCCCATTTATCCTAAAAGGTATTGGGACACTTATCAATTTGGCATGCTAGCCGGTAAAAACGGACATAGTTTGATGATCAAGCAAAAGTTTGAATGGAATGAATACAATTTTGGTGCCGGCATTTACAAAGCCTTTGGGAACGCTAACTGGATGATAGGTTATCATGGTAACCGCTTGGGCTTTGACTTTTGGACCAATAGCGTTTATGCAAACACCATCAATTCTTTGTCTTACATGATGGATGCGAACGCTTTTACCGTGTTTGCCTTTGGCGGTGGGGTGCATAAAAAACTCGTTTGGGGTTTATTGGGACGCTTGACTTATGGACCTAGGGCTAACGAGCAAAGCCTGTCGCTCAACTTGGGCTATAAATTTTCTAAAAACTTCTCAGCTGATATTAAATTTGAATATTACAATGTTTTCATGCATCAAGGCTATAGAATGGGATGGAACGGACCAAAATTAAACAGCCAGCCCGCGACCGATCAAGACAGAAGCCACATTTTTACCGAATTGGTGTGGAAACTTTAA
- a CDS encoding heavy metal translocating P-type ATPase has product MQEYHIHNLDCPDCAAKLERDLNKLDCVKKAQINFSTSKLFLDTSDFEKVKAFIKQNEPHLSLSFKEAVEKPLSFTPLITTIIVFLGAILILHLNPSAFIEKAVFVVLALVYLISGKDVILGAFRGLRKGQFFDENALMLIATIAAFCVGAYEESVSIMVFYSAGEFLQKLAISRSKKSLKALVDVAPNLAYLKKGDELVSVTPEDLQINDIVVVKVGEKVPVDGVVIKGESLLDERALSGESMPINVSENSKVLGGSLNLKAVLEIKVEKIYKDSSIAKVVDLVQQATNEKSETEKFITKFSRYYTPSVLFIALMIAVLPPLFSMGSFDEWIYRGLVALMVSCPCALVISVPLGYFGGVGAASRKGILMKGVHVLEVLTQAKSIAFDKTGTLTKGVFKVMDIVPQNRHSKEEVLHYASCSQLLSTHPIALSIQKACEEMLKDNQHQHDIKNYEELSGMGVKVQCHADLIIAGNEKMFDKFNIAHSPSPQNGTIVHVAFNQNYIGYIVISDEIKDDAIECLRDLKAQGIENFCILSGDRKSVTESIAKTLGCEYHASLLPEEKTSVFKNFKERYKAPAIFVGDGINDAPTLASADVGIGMGKGSELSKQSADIVITNDSLNSLVKVLAIAKKTKSIIWQNILFALGIKMVFIVLGLMGVASLWEAVFGDVGVTLLALANSMRAMRA; this is encoded by the coding sequence ATGCAAGAATACCACATTCACAATTTGGATTGCCCTGATTGTGCAGCTAAATTGGAAAGGGATTTAAACAAACTGGACTGTGTGAAAAAAGCTCAAATCAATTTTAGCACCAGCAAGTTGTTTTTGGATACGAGCGATTTTGAAAAGGTTAAGGCTTTCATTAAGCAAAACGAACCGCATTTGAGCCTGTCTTTTAAAGAAGCCGTAGAAAAGCCCTTGAGTTTTACCCCACTCATTACGACAATTATTGTCTTTTTAGGCGCGATTTTAATCTTACACTTAAACCCTAGTGCTTTCATTGAAAAGGCGGTGTTTGTGGTGTTAGCTTTAGTGTATCTCATAAGCGGTAAAGATGTGATTTTAGGGGCGTTTCGTGGGCTTAGAAAAGGGCAATTCTTTGATGAAAACGCTCTCATGCTCATTGCGACTATTGCGGCTTTTTGCGTGGGGGCTTATGAAGAGAGTGTGTCTATTATGGTGTTTTATTCAGCGGGTGAGTTTTTGCAAAAACTCGCTATCTCGCGCTCTAAAAAATCCCTTAAGGCTTTAGTGGATGTCGCCCCTAATTTAGCCTACTTGAAAAAGGGCGATGAATTGGTGAGTGTTACGCCTGAAGATTTGCAAATCAATGATATTGTGGTGGTGAAAGTTGGCGAAAAAGTGCCTGTTGATGGCGTGGTGATTAAAGGCGAGAGTTTGCTAGATGAAAGGGCGTTGAGTGGGGAGTCCATGCCTATTAATGTCAGTGAAAACTCTAAAGTGCTTGGGGGGAGTTTGAATTTAAAGGCGGTGCTTGAAATTAAAGTAGAAAAAATTTATAAAGATTCTTCTATCGCTAAAGTGGTGGATTTAGTCCAACAAGCCACGAATGAAAAGAGTGAAACAGAGAAATTTATCACTAAATTTTCACGCTACTACACCCCAAGCGTTTTATTTATTGCGTTAATGATCGCTGTATTACCGCCCTTGTTTTCTATGGGGAGCTTTGATGAGTGGATTTATAGGGGGCTTGTGGCTTTAATGGTGAGCTGTCCTTGTGCATTAGTGATTTCTGTGCCTTTAGGGTATTTTGGAGGCGTGGGAGCGGCGAGTAGGAAAGGTATTTTGATGAAAGGTGTGCATGTTTTAGAGGTACTTACCCAAGCTAAAAGCATCGCCTTTGATAAAACCGGCACCTTAACTAAAGGCGTTTTTAAAGTGATGGATATTGTGCCACAAAACAGGCATTCTAAAGAAGAAGTTTTGCATTACGCTTCTTGTTCGCAGCTCTTATCCACGCACCCAATTGCTTTATCCATTCAAAAAGCTTGCGAGGAAATGTTAAAAGACAATCAGCACCAACATGACATTAAAAATTACGAAGAATTGAGCGGAATGGGGGTTAAAGTGCAATGCCATGCGGATTTGATCATCGCAGGGAATGAAAAAATGTTTGATAAATTCAATATCGCGCACAGCCCTTCCCCACAAAATGGCACGATCGTGCATGTAGCTTTTAACCAAAATTATATAGGTTATATCGTAATTAGCGATGAGATTAAAGATGACGCTATAGAGTGTTTAAGGGATTTAAAAGCACAAGGGATAGAAAATTTTTGCATTTTGAGTGGGGATAGAAAAAGCGTGACAGAAAGCATTGCAAAAACTTTAGGCTGTGAATACCATGCGAGCTTGTTGCCTGAAGAAAAAACGAGCGTGTTTAAAAACTTTAAAGAGCGCTATAAAGCCCCGGCGATTTTTGTTGGCGATGGCATCAATGATGCGCCAACTCTAGCGAGTGCTGATGTGGGGATTGGCATGGGGAAAGGATCAGAATTGAGTAAGCAAAGTGCGGACATTGTGATCACGAATGATTCTTTAAATTCATTAGTGAAAGTCCTAGCGATCGCTAAAAAAACTAAAAGCATTATTTGGCAAAATATCTTGTTTGCTTTAGGGATTAAGATGGTTTTTATCGTGCTAGGGCTTATGGGGGTAGCGAGCTTGTGGGAAGCCGTTTTTGGCGATGTGGGGGTTACGCTTTTAGCCTTGGCTAATTCCATGCGCGCGATGAGGGCTTAA